The sequence GTAATAGGCATTACCGGTTTTGCAGATTACGCATGGCTTGGAAATATTAAAACCGCGCTGTTTTCAGTTGCCGTAGTTCATATGTGGAAAGGTTTCGGTTACGGATTTATTATACTTCTTGCCGGGCTTCAAACAATTCCTGTAGAACTTTACGAAGCTGCGGAAGTTGACGGCGCCGATGCGTGGCAGCAGTTTAAAAATATCACGTTTCCTTTGCTTATTCCTATTTTTACAATCGTTACAATTCTTACTATTTTGGGTTCAATGCAGGTTTTTGACTTGATATATTCTATGACAAACGGCGGACCTGCGGGTCATACCGATGTGCCTATCACAAAAATCTACCAGTATATGAATAACGGCGAGTTTGGTTATTCTACGGCTATGGCGGTAATATTCGGCATTGTGCTTCTTATTATATCGTTTGCGCAGATATACGCATCAAAAAAATTAAATTATAACGAAAAATAAACACAGGATAAGGCGAAAAATGAATATTTACAAAGTTAAAAAAACAATTTATGACAGTTTAACGCATGTAATTCTTGCAGTTGTGGCAATTACCTGCGTGTTTCCGGTTTTTTGGATGATTTCTTCTTCGCTAAAAGACCAAACTGAAATATTTACGAAAATATCGTTGTTTCCGGAAACTTGGAATTGGGGAAATTACGTTACGGCTTTTGTGAAAGCAGATTTCGGACAGTATTTTTTCAACAGCGTTTTTTATACTATTGTAGGAGTATTTTTTATAATTCTTAT is a genomic window of Endomicrobium proavitum containing:
- a CDS encoding carbohydrate ABC transporter permease, giving the protein MKITAKEKAQNLTFILPALLLFTVFSLYPILRTFELSVFQWNGIDKDMVFVGLAQYKHILFDNPQFWSSMANAGIITALALTLQNGLALLLALLVTRNIKGENIYRTIFFLPPVLSGIVVGLIWKFVYDGNFGILNHFLSVIGITGFADYAWLGNIKTALFSVAVVHMWKGFGYGFIILLAGLQTIPVELYEAAEVDGADAWQQFKNITFPLLIPIFTIVTILTILGSMQVFDLIYSMTNGGPAGHTDVPITKIYQYMNNGEFGYSTAMAVIFGIVLLIISFAQIYASKKLNYNEK